A portion of the Pedobacter cryoconitis genome contains these proteins:
- a CDS encoding protein-disulfide reductase DsbD domain-containing protein — protein MKKNLFILLVFIALAGFSANAQILEPVKWSYAAKKLNAKEAIIYLKATIEPGWHLYSQYVKDGGPVATSFTFLSSKTYSLIGKTIEPKPITKNEPVFSMNVSFFERSAIFQQKVKLVGKSVVVKGKVEFMVCDDKQCLPPSEVEFSVAVK, from the coding sequence ATGAAAAAGAACCTATTTATTTTGCTTGTCTTTATTGCACTGGCAGGCTTTAGTGCAAATGCTCAAATACTGGAACCAGTGAAATGGAGTTATGCTGCAAAGAAATTAAACGCTAAAGAGGCCATAATCTATCTGAAGGCAACTATCGAACCCGGATGGCACCTTTATTCGCAATATGTCAAAGATGGGGGGCCGGTTGCGACCTCATTTACTTTTCTTTCCTCCAAAACTTATAGCCTGATAGGCAAAACCATCGAGCCAAAGCCGATCACTAAAAATGAGCCTGTTTTCTCTATGAACGTTAGTTTCTTTGAACGTTCAGCAATTTTTCAGCAAAAGGTAAAACTGGTTGGCAAGTCAGTAGTGGTCAAAGGAAAAGTAGAATTCATGGTTTGTGATGACAAGCAATGCCTTCCACCCAGTGAGGTTGAGTTTAGTGTCGCTGTGAAATAA
- a CDS encoding SMP-30/gluconolactonase/LRE family protein, translating into MNHLHPSGRFCFSFLCVLLFSLTSLQVSAQLFSQDSLKLISRQFTFTEGPAVNSKGDVYFTDQPNNQIWKYNTNGKLSLFINKAGRANGTYFDKHGQLLVCADENNELWSVSENKKVKVLLSTVDGKRLNGPNDLWADAKGGIYFTDPYYQRDYWIRKKPEIEGQKVYYLSPGKQAKVRVVAEDVNKPNGIVGSADGKYLYVADIQRNKIYRYTIGKNGDLSGQTQLINQGADGITLDSRGNFYLAGNGVTIFNPEGVQIGHIEIKEPWTSNVCFGGKNRSDLFITASTAIYTIPMNVKGIE; encoded by the coding sequence ATGAATCATCTACATCCCTCAGGCAGGTTCTGCTTTTCTTTTTTATGCGTATTGCTTTTTTCTCTTACTTCATTGCAGGTTAGTGCCCAGCTGTTCAGCCAGGATAGCTTAAAACTCATCTCCCGCCAGTTTACCTTCACTGAAGGGCCGGCGGTAAATTCAAAAGGCGATGTTTATTTTACGGATCAGCCTAATAACCAGATCTGGAAATATAATACAAACGGTAAACTTTCTTTGTTTATAAATAAAGCCGGCCGCGCAAATGGAACCTATTTTGATAAACATGGCCAGCTGCTGGTTTGTGCAGATGAAAACAATGAGTTATGGTCTGTTAGTGAAAATAAAAAGGTAAAAGTACTGCTGTCAACTGTAGATGGCAAGAGACTGAACGGGCCTAATGACCTTTGGGCTGATGCTAAAGGTGGGATCTATTTTACAGATCCTTATTACCAGCGTGATTATTGGATAAGGAAAAAGCCGGAAATTGAAGGACAGAAAGTTTATTACTTGTCGCCTGGTAAACAGGCTAAAGTAAGAGTGGTAGCAGAAGATGTAAACAAGCCAAATGGTATCGTAGGCTCAGCAGATGGTAAATACCTGTATGTTGCAGATATTCAACGGAACAAAATATACCGGTACACGATTGGTAAAAACGGTGATCTAAGTGGCCAGACTCAGCTTATTAACCAAGGCGCTGATGGAATTACGCTCGACAGCAGGGGGAATTTCTATCTTGCGGGCAATGGCGTTACTATATTTAATCCCGAAGGTGTACAAATTGGTCATATTGAGATAAAAGAACCATGGACAAGTAATGTGTGTTTCGGTGGAAAAAACCGTTCAGATCTCTTCATTACTGCTTCAACCGCAATTTATACGATTCCAATGAATGTTAAGGGAATAGAATAA
- a CDS encoding RHS repeat domain-containing protein produces the protein MSTKSSNNSSGAAQSEVPALHSFEFDKTAIGNIKSSVNKFRGCVSMPLDLMTLPGLEGLDVKLSVLYSSNIKNNLNTWNTEAPTSILGLGWQMPIEMITVDKAGSASVTSDTYYLVSSGSANPMVKTGETTGGNWIFQLRNFQFWSVQYNPALKVWIILKEDGFTYTYGAGNDTSSNGTQWGISWGNWMGSSNVGATQVLYPTAWNLVSIVTPMGNSIHYQYINVAQKLISSGLAYTQASYLGKVIDSYGRVITLNYGNKFGILNPGSANDGTPIVEYQPLHTQITPPSPNAYQDRYETYFLDAVDVADADGNPLSGMKFTYEFMNNAASSDSNYSLMYKRCLQSVFQYTNDGETLPAMNFEYFPANPSSINPGALSAVVYPEGGKASFEYKAQTITSGNSSKKVQLQNPITGSIPRVWFGSNYVVFTYQSSNQVQVKIQSWNGQWVNQTVSISKTVATDSLMVQTTENFFALSFRNSSTGNDELYLFRNDDAGKDLKFGNWVMYNNQPFVLTVKANSKAQSVFVAGDSFVMAYNTDYNTNRVQGFSYNWQDGMWNGNGSPLLPNSSDCVLAAITAAQNFYAVSCYLQSSRQLKNYLFYRALDGTWKAGSTWTLNNIDVVVDQPANMAYLAVSPTPSSLVLTFATTTTSTAINYSVRLFNWDADFFVLNPSSPGSVDLSSPVINRNTLYQIFQTSIVGSTVNNNLALLRDAGGDQRYGSVWNQKSFSSPGATIGLNMATGEDISILSPSSGSAANQWAAFNPNAGSWSVLSNVPSGTNPSVSGNYMTVGKTIYFRGTDGTWRALSTPLGSFNYPQSLQNRGPRFISYQDASDNTASSYVAALKNGTAQVPQKLNNVKSYVPNGTPGTQLVAGRFLVTYPSSAASFEASPTMDLWNLDEVNFNQSVTDTPVAYLVIEDQYDATQSFTQSYYYANSPESQIAYNALMGVAQYPLVIVVPGVKEKAALPTSTPEGSSQFYYSNGLAQQSTLYPSGGLQNFQNILNGIQLGQKDFADDGNLVSSQLNYWTVYSKDVAGKYLLGGYARCEKTANMKDGIEQWSTGTYDKTTGVLLSQEKSYYDADGVQKNLRTETLYAYQVPAYAASFNKLHMFSTVAMTTQSVAPADHSSRNYVKSQATIFRNWANNTVNTDCIGSGSCKLAAYQIFDWTTPGIVAPQFPPDTPTAAWRLKTKIISRSGTGNLITEQVDGNQLVSSFIYDKNQQSLVAKFPNGSLSGNEVSYYGFETYETPIGWAIGSGSAIIPNSQHTAVDAHTGTSSLSISAGSTGAAGLKGSFTPIRQDQQYVFSAWVKKPSTFNNSAGNASWQISVAGSTSSVVNFPDTIGQWVYLSQLIELPNPKGNTQITITCENGNTACNVLVDNLRFTPLACIIEAYGYNNPLEEPTAVLGANGETSRKILDSFQQEILSTNAADRTSKIQNGYLSRSGNLGVFATTNPNSSVTITGANGGELTEFTRGSEWSSVWQQGAGNWKVTGTVLTQESAGTAGSLTYADNNLTSDYALDVEFNLLEIPATPLGIRLGSALTVQWNPQLTSWQLLDSTGVNVLPAVDARAFNLPQNPFAAQLDAGTLSDALCSAFNNSGFLLPANATISKGAATGKGWTITSPGNAYRYALKLDGANIAVYTMNKQWTLLAGQSTAVFWADGKMIFSYTASADFSGVPTIFFGNKVAISQIATAVTPMAAIAFDDANGMHIQAQQYAGSQMVVGQLVSDNLGRMAVRTKQAYISPQQNPMFSYCSGFAGMNWTAGTMTGLVSTAYPADNGYPFARQTFETSPLARVVQESVPGEDFRVNGGKCTHTRYSAAANQPGVMIYSKKTTTNPNGNVFYEVSTLLGQVIQNVSATGTEIKNETGFDDAGNPTIVRSPNYFNPPANSVQKDWVTLQTFDYLNQLLTLQQGTNAPATFIYDQAGNIRFKQDPQGAADGNFIYIKYDLLFRPVETGYIAGTWNQQQLQQYANTDPLWPQNTPTWRQKNVYDGGGIGSNAIGRISSMQANNGTTGTADVTESLAYDIFGNAITNILTVNSFDNGNDRVVNYGYNDVGTITQIQYPNETYDYAIFYQLNSLNQITGITDEISSQTPGQSGTSKIGNFSYDAVGTPLENHLALTNATIKQTYGFNAPNWLLNINNQNQGGSSIFQETLTYTSGGYGGAGYFDGTIASTAAQVSGQANEQLQYAYDSIGQLQHAKAPASSPSNSPSSSSASPDVSYDPNGNIQNFSGSSISCAYAYNQGNQQVNTVSDVNSSQVIAQFGYNHNGNPISMTTADSKISKQFALGFTYDPASMLAVSIADTTPGGATLNFTYGCRNERLLKTVTGGSTSAAGTKLYVRGTSAMPLQEIFISADGKTRSSVNYVYGPGGLIAMRKFDGTAATLYHILKDHLGSARAVIDLSGNVVASYEYLTFGALSNVNEPNPGFLSYLYTGQEFDPEIGLYNYRARFYSAAIGRFIATDPGRQYFSPYIYASNNPVLFIDPTGMFSIGSFFSAIAGIFIGAVEILIGVVIDVVAAVLDVLTLGLGTPVSIGLAALSGVFYGAGVSSITYSAFHFDDFSWKDYGIQMGIGALTGALSGGFGAGLGMAAKSTQVALTEFTATARATAGLLEVFGQPGVATAVKAGAWVTEKGAALAGLATNGPVTAGWGALAKGIGTGLIKSEAIGFSVNTGKNLALGNNWDAGLSQVVFSSALSGSIGGLQVSNRIRY, from the coding sequence ATGTCTACTAAATCATCAAATAACAGCAGCGGTGCTGCTCAATCTGAAGTGCCTGCATTACACTCTTTTGAGTTTGATAAAACGGCAATAGGAAACATTAAGAGCAGTGTCAACAAATTTCGCGGCTGTGTATCCATGCCGTTGGATCTTATGACTTTACCGGGGCTCGAAGGCCTTGATGTAAAGCTATCTGTTCTTTATTCCAGCAACATAAAAAACAATTTAAATACCTGGAATACGGAGGCTCCTACCAGCATTCTGGGTTTAGGCTGGCAAATGCCTATTGAAATGATTACAGTAGACAAAGCGGGAAGCGCATCGGTAACGTCCGATACGTACTACCTGGTCTCCAGTGGCAGCGCCAACCCAATGGTAAAAACCGGGGAAACCACAGGCGGTAACTGGATATTTCAACTGCGGAATTTCCAGTTTTGGTCTGTACAGTATAATCCCGCATTGAAGGTTTGGATCATCCTCAAAGAAGATGGGTTTACCTACACTTACGGTGCTGGAAATGACACCAGTTCAAATGGCACCCAATGGGGTATAAGCTGGGGAAACTGGATGGGCTCCAGCAATGTGGGCGCAACGCAGGTACTTTATCCTACGGCCTGGAACCTGGTATCCATTGTGACGCCAATGGGCAATTCAATTCATTATCAATATATCAATGTAGCGCAGAAATTAATCTCTTCAGGCCTTGCCTATACCCAGGCTTCTTATCTGGGGAAAGTAATTGACAGTTACGGCCGGGTCATTACTTTGAATTATGGAAATAAATTCGGCATCCTTAATCCAGGCAGCGCAAATGACGGCACTCCGATCGTCGAATATCAGCCGTTACATACCCAGATAACCCCGCCCTCTCCCAACGCCTATCAAGACAGGTATGAAACCTACTTTTTAGATGCTGTTGACGTGGCAGATGCAGATGGTAACCCACTATCGGGCATGAAGTTTACCTACGAATTCATGAATAATGCGGCCTCATCAGACAGCAATTATTCGTTAATGTACAAACGGTGTCTCCAGTCAGTGTTTCAATACACCAATGATGGCGAGACGCTTCCTGCAATGAATTTTGAATATTTTCCTGCAAATCCGTCCAGCATCAATCCTGGCGCCCTAAGCGCAGTCGTATACCCCGAAGGCGGCAAGGCGTCCTTTGAATACAAAGCACAGACTATAACATCTGGTAATTCATCAAAAAAAGTACAGCTACAAAATCCGATCACAGGCAGTATCCCCCGCGTATGGTTTGGATCCAATTACGTTGTCTTCACCTACCAGAGCAGCAACCAGGTACAGGTAAAAATCCAGTCGTGGAATGGACAGTGGGTCAACCAAACTGTGAGCATTAGCAAAACGGTAGCGACCGATAGCCTGATGGTACAGACAACGGAGAATTTCTTTGCGCTTTCTTTCCGCAACAGCTCTACGGGCAACGATGAATTGTACCTGTTCCGTAACGATGACGCAGGAAAGGACTTAAAATTCGGAAACTGGGTCATGTACAATAATCAGCCTTTTGTGCTTACCGTAAAGGCGAATTCAAAAGCCCAGTCTGTATTTGTGGCCGGAGACAGTTTTGTAATGGCTTATAATACCGATTATAACACCAACCGGGTACAGGGATTCTCGTATAATTGGCAGGATGGAATGTGGAATGGAAACGGATCTCCGCTGCTGCCCAATTCTTCAGATTGCGTACTGGCTGCTATTACTGCGGCTCAGAATTTTTATGCAGTGTCCTGTTATCTCCAAAGTTCGCGGCAACTGAAAAATTATCTGTTTTACCGCGCTTTAGACGGCACATGGAAAGCCGGCAGCACATGGACTTTAAACAATATTGATGTAGTAGTGGATCAGCCTGCCAATATGGCTTACCTCGCGGTAAGCCCCACGCCAAGCTCATTGGTACTTACATTTGCGACAACTACGACCAGTACAGCGATCAACTATAGCGTCAGATTATTTAACTGGGATGCGGATTTCTTTGTCTTAAACCCGTCATCACCAGGCTCCGTTGATTTGTCTTCGCCCGTTATAAATAGAAATACGCTCTATCAAATATTCCAGACATCCATTGTTGGATCCACTGTCAATAATAACCTGGCACTGTTGCGGGATGCCGGCGGCGATCAGCGTTATGGCTCTGTGTGGAATCAGAAAAGCTTTTCATCCCCAGGCGCTACAATTGGTTTGAACATGGCCACTGGTGAGGATATATCCATTCTTTCTCCATCCAGTGGTTCTGCGGCCAATCAATGGGCGGCCTTCAATCCCAATGCCGGCTCCTGGTCTGTTTTGTCAAATGTTCCATCCGGGACCAACCCAAGTGTTTCCGGTAATTATATGACGGTGGGCAAAACCATATATTTCCGGGGTACAGATGGCACCTGGCGCGCATTGTCAACACCACTCGGCAGTTTCAATTATCCGCAAAGTCTCCAAAACCGGGGCCCAAGATTTATTAGCTACCAGGATGCCAGCGACAATACAGCATCATCCTACGTAGCAGCTTTAAAAAACGGGACTGCGCAAGTGCCGCAGAAGCTGAATAATGTAAAATCATACGTACCCAATGGTACCCCCGGGACACAGTTGGTTGCCGGCCGCTTCCTGGTTACTTACCCTTCGTCTGCAGCTTCTTTCGAGGCGAGCCCGACCATGGATTTATGGAACCTGGATGAAGTTAATTTCAACCAGTCGGTGACGGATACACCGGTGGCATACCTCGTGATTGAGGATCAATATGACGCCACACAAAGTTTTACACAATCCTACTATTATGCGAACTCACCCGAGTCACAAATTGCCTACAATGCCTTGATGGGCGTGGCGCAATATCCACTGGTAATTGTGGTCCCCGGCGTTAAAGAGAAGGCTGCTTTGCCAACATCCACACCAGAAGGAAGTAGTCAGTTTTACTATTCCAACGGACTGGCCCAGCAATCGACGCTTTATCCTTCTGGCGGGCTCCAGAATTTTCAGAATATCCTTAATGGAATTCAACTGGGCCAGAAAGATTTTGCAGACGACGGCAACCTCGTATCCTCGCAGCTGAATTACTGGACGGTCTATTCAAAAGATGTAGCTGGTAAATATCTTTTGGGCGGATATGCACGTTGCGAAAAGACGGCCAACATGAAAGATGGCATCGAGCAATGGTCAACTGGCACTTATGACAAGACCACTGGCGTATTACTATCGCAGGAGAAATCTTATTATGATGCGGACGGTGTACAAAAAAATCTCCGCACAGAAACCTTATACGCTTACCAGGTTCCGGCATATGCTGCTTCGTTCAACAAGTTGCACATGTTCTCTACGGTGGCCATGACAACGCAAAGTGTAGCTCCGGCAGATCATAGTTCAAGGAATTATGTCAAGAGCCAGGCGACCATTTTCCGTAATTGGGCGAACAATACCGTGAACACCGATTGTATCGGTTCCGGTTCTTGCAAGCTGGCTGCTTATCAAATTTTTGACTGGACGACACCGGGCATTGTGGCACCACAATTCCCCCCTGACACGCCAACAGCTGCATGGCGGTTAAAGACTAAAATTATTTCCAGATCAGGTACCGGCAACCTCATCACAGAGCAGGTAGATGGCAATCAGCTTGTCTCCTCTTTCATTTACGATAAAAATCAGCAGTCGTTGGTTGCTAAGTTTCCAAACGGCAGCCTTTCGGGAAATGAAGTGAGTTATTATGGTTTTGAAACTTACGAAACGCCAATTGGCTGGGCGATTGGATCTGGCAGCGCTATTATTCCCAACAGTCAGCATACCGCAGTGGACGCCCATACCGGCACCAGCAGTCTAAGCATTTCAGCAGGCAGCACCGGCGCAGCAGGCTTGAAGGGCTCATTTACCCCTATCCGTCAGGATCAGCAATATGTATTTTCTGCCTGGGTCAAAAAACCTTCAACATTTAACAATAGCGCCGGTAATGCCTCGTGGCAAATATCGGTTGCCGGCAGCACTTCGTCTGTTGTCAACTTCCCTGATACCATTGGCCAATGGGTGTATTTATCCCAATTAATTGAGCTTCCCAACCCCAAAGGCAATACGCAGATTACCATCACTTGTGAAAATGGGAACACAGCCTGCAATGTGCTTGTAGATAATCTGCGATTCACACCGTTAGCTTGTATTATTGAGGCTTACGGTTATAATAATCCTTTAGAAGAGCCTACAGCAGTACTTGGCGCGAATGGCGAAACAAGCCGTAAAATATTAGACAGTTTCCAACAGGAGATTTTATCGACCAATGCGGCAGACAGGACTTCAAAAATTCAAAATGGTTACTTGTCCCGTAGTGGAAACCTAGGTGTATTTGCGACCACAAATCCCAATTCTTCAGTCACGATTACCGGGGCCAATGGTGGCGAGCTCACCGAATTTACACGTGGCTCAGAGTGGTCCTCGGTATGGCAGCAAGGAGCCGGCAACTGGAAGGTAACTGGTACCGTCCTTACGCAGGAATCAGCTGGTACAGCAGGCTCGCTCACGTATGCCGACAATAATCTGACCTCAGATTATGCGTTGGATGTTGAATTCAATCTGCTGGAAATACCTGCTACGCCATTGGGTATCCGCCTGGGATCGGCGCTTACCGTTCAGTGGAATCCGCAATTAACTTCCTGGCAATTGCTGGATTCAACCGGAGTAAACGTGCTGCCTGCTGTAGATGCACGCGCATTTAACCTTCCCCAGAATCCGTTTGCAGCCCAGCTTGATGCAGGTACCTTGTCGGATGCTCTTTGCAGTGCATTTAATAATTCCGGCTTCTTGCTTCCTGCAAATGCTACGATCAGCAAAGGCGCTGCTACGGGCAAAGGCTGGACGATTACAAGTCCCGGCAACGCTTATCGTTATGCGCTGAAACTGGATGGCGCTAACATCGCAGTGTATACCATGAACAAGCAGTGGACATTGCTTGCTGGCCAGTCAACCGCTGTTTTCTGGGCAGATGGAAAAATGATCTTCAGCTATACGGCATCTGCTGATTTTTCTGGTGTGCCCACGATTTTCTTTGGCAACAAAGTAGCCATTTCACAAATCGCTACTGCGGTAACGCCAATGGCTGCTATCGCATTCGACGATGCAAATGGCATGCATATCCAGGCGCAGCAATATGCTGGCTCACAAATGGTAGTTGGTCAGCTGGTATCCGACAATCTGGGCAGAATGGCCGTAAGAACGAAACAGGCCTACATTTCTCCCCAACAAAACCCGATGTTTAGCTACTGTAGCGGTTTTGCCGGCATGAACTGGACTGCGGGAACCATGACAGGACTGGTGAGCACGGCCTATCCTGCTGATAATGGTTATCCATTTGCAAGGCAAACATTTGAAACATCTCCACTTGCCCGGGTAGTCCAGGAAAGTGTGCCTGGTGAAGATTTTAGGGTAAATGGTGGCAAATGCACCCATACGCGTTATAGTGCTGCTGCTAACCAGCCGGGAGTTATGATTTATTCGAAAAAGACGACAACGAATCCCAACGGCAACGTCTTCTACGAGGTAAGCACGTTGCTGGGCCAGGTGATCCAAAACGTGTCTGCTACCGGCACTGAAATCAAAAATGAAACTGGCTTTGATGATGCTGGCAACCCGACAATCGTCCGCTCTCCAAACTATTTCAACCCGCCTGCCAATTCTGTGCAGAAAGATTGGGTAACACTACAGACTTTTGATTATTTAAACCAGCTACTCACGCTGCAGCAGGGAACGAATGCGCCAGCTACATTTATCTATGACCAGGCGGGGAATATCCGCTTCAAACAGGATCCGCAGGGAGCAGCAGATGGAAATTTCATTTATATAAAATATGATCTCCTTTTCCGCCCAGTTGAAACCGGCTACATTGCAGGGACCTGGAACCAGCAGCAGTTGCAGCAATATGCCAATACTGATCCACTCTGGCCACAAAACACGCCGACCTGGAGACAAAAGAACGTGTATGATGGAGGTGGTATTGGTTCAAATGCAATCGGCAGGATTTCTTCCATGCAAGCCAATAATGGTACTACCGGAACCGCAGATGTAACAGAAAGCCTGGCTTACGATATTTTTGGCAATGCAATTACCAACATCCTGACCGTGAATTCTTTTGATAACGGTAACGACCGGGTTGTTAATTACGGCTACAATGATGTTGGCACCATTACCCAAATTCAATATCCGAATGAAACCTATGACTATGCTATCTTTTACCAGCTAAATTCATTGAACCAGATTACCGGCATTACCGACGAAATATCATCCCAGACACCTGGGCAATCGGGAACCAGTAAGATCGGAAATTTCAGCTATGATGCAGTGGGTACACCTTTGGAAAATCATCTTGCACTCACAAATGCAACGATCAAACAGACCTATGGTTTCAATGCACCAAACTGGTTGCTGAACATCAATAATCAGAACCAGGGCGGCTCGAGTATTTTTCAGGAAACCCTTACTTACACCTCAGGAGGCTATGGCGGCGCAGGATATTTTGATGGCACCATTGCCTCTACTGCCGCCCAGGTTAGTGGCCAGGCCAATGAACAGCTACAGTATGCCTATGATTCCATTGGACAACTACAGCACGCGAAAGCCCCGGCAAGCTCACCGTCAAATTCACCGTCAAGTTCATCAGCGTCACCAGATGTGAGTTATGATCCAAACGGCAACATACAGAACTTTTCGGGTAGCAGTATCTCTTGTGCTTACGCCTATAACCAGGGTAACCAACAGGTAAACACCGTTAGTGATGTGAATAGCTCACAGGTGATCGCACAGTTTGGCTACAACCACAATGGGAACCCTATTTCCATGACCACAGCCGATTCAAAGATCAGCAAACAATTTGCCCTTGGCTTTACTTACGACCCTGCTTCTATGCTGGCTGTCAGTATTGCAGATACTACACCGGGTGGTGCTACGTTGAATTTCACGTACGGTTGCCGTAACGAACGGTTGCTAAAAACCGTTACCGGAGGATCTACATCTGCGGCGGGTACAAAATTGTACGTAAGGGGTACGAGCGCGATGCCGTTACAGGAGATCTTTATCAGTGCCGATGGAAAAACAAGATCTTCTGTAAACTATGTCTATGGCCCGGGCGGTCTCATCGCTATGCGAAAGTTTGACGGTACCGCTGCAACGCTGTACCATATCCTAAAAGATCATCTTGGGTCTGCAAGGGCGGTTATTGATCTCAGTGGAAATGTGGTTGCCTCATATGAGTATCTCACATTTGGAGCTTTGTCGAATGTGAATGAGCCGAATCCCGGGTTCCTGTCCTACCTTTACACCGGTCAGGAATTTGATCCGGAAATAGGATTGTACAATTACAGGGCCCGTTTTTACAGTGCTGCAATCGGACGGTTCATTGCAACAGATCCCGGCCGCCAGTATTTTAGCCCCTATATCTATGCATCCAACAATCCAGTGTTGTTTATTGATCCAACAGGTATGTTCTCCATCGGTAGTTTCTTTAGTGCCATCGCAGGAATATTTATTGGTGCTGTAGAGATCCTGATAGGTGTAGTTATCGATGTGGTGGCTGCGGTTCTCGACGTACTTACGCTTGGATTGGGCACACCAGTGTCCATTGGACTGGCGGCACTTTCCGGTGTCTTCTACGGAGCCGGTGTGAGTTCGATTACCTATTCGGCTTTTCACTTCGATGATTTTAGCTGGAAAGATTATGGTATCCAAATGGGTATTGGTGCGCTTACTGGCGCACTCAGCGGAGGTTTCGGAGCTGGTTTGGGTATGGCAGCAAAATCAACCCAGGTAGCACTTACAGAATTTACTGCTACCGCGCGCGCTACCGCAGGACTATTAGAAGTTTTCGGTCAGCCTGGAGTAGCAACAGCTGTGAAGGCAGGCGCATGGGTCACCGAGAAAGGCGCAGCACTTGCCGGGTTGGCTACCAACGGACCTGTAACCGCAGGATGGGGAGCTTTGGCTAAGGGAATTGGAACCGGCCTCATTAAGAGCGAGGCCATCGGATTTTCCGTCAATACTGGCAAGAACCTGGCACTTGGCAATAACTGGGATGCTGGTCTTAGCCAGGTTGTATTCAGCTCAGCGCTCAGCGGATCAATTGGCGGATTGCAGGTTTCAAACCGGATCAGATATTGA
- a CDS encoding phytanoyl-CoA dioxygenase family protein — protein MAQNIFLDPQYDATFQEHGYLVMDLLTAKDIADLKSVFKAVEVQHTFDFVASVVLQDIEMRSFIHQNILQVFERSLLPALNEYKFVLGSFVAKRAASEYGKFPLHQDPTFVEEENHAGLSIWCPLVDVDKTNGCLGVLPGSHRLNNLYRAPGMLPYPELVDTIEAGYMHYIPMKAGQVLFMNTRVIHGSPPNLSAAMRPVAAGVAIPAYLPLLCCHVDEQADPANTNVFQVPDDFYLRHMMTTLPKEGTCFKTIPRQIEPLSPEKIGRQFTVLN, from the coding sequence ATGGCACAAAACATATTCCTTGACCCACAATATGATGCAACTTTCCAGGAGCACGGGTATTTGGTCATGGACCTTCTTACCGCGAAAGATATAGCTGACTTAAAGTCGGTATTTAAAGCTGTGGAGGTGCAACATACGTTTGATTTTGTCGCTTCTGTGGTACTTCAGGATATTGAAATGCGGAGCTTCATCCATCAAAATATCTTACAGGTCTTTGAACGGAGCCTGCTTCCCGCATTAAATGAATATAAATTTGTTTTAGGGAGCTTCGTGGCCAAGCGGGCAGCATCGGAATATGGTAAGTTCCCGCTGCACCAGGACCCTACTTTTGTAGAAGAAGAAAACCACGCAGGGCTTAGTATCTGGTGCCCCCTGGTTGACGTAGATAAAACCAATGGTTGCCTTGGTGTTTTGCCGGGAAGCCATCGCTTAAATAATCTTTACCGTGCTCCTGGCATGCTGCCTTATCCCGAATTGGTAGACACTATTGAAGCGGGGTACATGCATTACATTCCTATGAAGGCGGGACAAGTGCTTTTCATGAATACAAGAGTAATCCATGGCTCACCGCCTAATTTAAGCGCAGCTATGAGACCTGTTGCTGCAGGTGTAGCCATACCAGCCTATTTACCGTTGCTTTGTTGCCATGTAGATGAACAGGCAGACCCCGCGAATACAAATGTATTCCAGGTGCCCGATGACTTCTACCTACGACATATGATGACAACCCTGCCCAAAGAAGGAACTTGTTTTAAAACCATTCCGCGGCAAATAGAGCCCCTTTCTCCAGAAAAAATCGGAAGACAGTTTACTGTTCTGAATTAA